The following coding sequences lie in one Candidatus Desulfatibia profunda genomic window:
- a CDS encoding DUF370 domain-containing protein, which translates to MDQNLLNIGFGNNVVAERIVAIVSPNSAPMKRLKDEAKAEKRLIDATHGRRTRSIIVMDSNHVVLSAIQAETISQRYATLKDAE; encoded by the coding sequence GTGGACCAAAACCTATTGAATATCGGCTTTGGAAATAATGTGGTTGCTGAAAGGATAGTGGCAATTGTGTCTCCGAATTCCGCACCTATGAAGCGTTTAAAAGATGAAGCCAAGGCTGAAAAACGCCTGATCGATGCAACTCATGGCCGTAGAACCCGCAGCATTATCGTCATGGACAGCAACCATGTCGTGTTATCCGCAATACAGGCAGAGACCATATCTCAGCGCTACGCAACGCTTAAAGACGCTGAATAG
- a CDS encoding YicC family protein produces the protein MVRSMTAFARAEKTAEKFRVSIEIRSYNSRHLDLAIRTPHGYPALEERIKSLVAEKVSRGRVEVKLQIIDESEEAHVFEINEVKARAYHEALVQLKDRLNIDTAISLELLTGVGGIVVPAEIERDMELYRPAVEDCLNQALDDLLEMRKREGDFIAKDIAGRLEFIENKIDQINQESAGLLDLCQQRLKERILVLTKGMVEIDPARIAQEAAFVADKSDISEEIVRTESHLGHFRAIMNSAEPAGRKLNFLLQELSREFNTMGSKTEKVTVSHMIVEVKSELEKIREQVQNVE, from the coding sequence ATGGTTAGGAGTATGACCGCATTTGCCAGGGCGGAGAAAACGGCCGAAAAGTTTAGGGTATCCATTGAGATTCGCTCATACAACAGCAGACACCTAGATCTGGCGATTCGTACGCCGCACGGTTATCCGGCGTTGGAGGAAAGGATTAAAAGCCTGGTGGCGGAGAAGGTTTCCAGGGGACGCGTAGAGGTTAAGCTGCAGATCATCGATGAATCGGAAGAGGCCCACGTCTTTGAGATCAATGAGGTCAAAGCACGGGCTTATCATGAAGCCCTTGTGCAGTTGAAAGATCGTCTTAACATTGATACGGCAATATCACTCGAACTTCTGACAGGTGTCGGTGGTATTGTTGTGCCTGCCGAGATCGAGCGGGATATGGAGCTTTACCGGCCGGCTGTCGAGGACTGCCTCAATCAAGCCCTGGACGACCTTTTAGAAATGCGTAAAAGAGAAGGTGATTTTATTGCTAAAGATATTGCCGGCCGGCTTGAATTCATCGAAAATAAGATAGATCAAATTAATCAAGAATCTGCCGGCCTTTTAGATCTTTGTCAGCAGCGCTTAAAGGAGCGCATTTTGGTTTTAACCAAAGGAATGGTTGAGATAGATCCCGCCAGAATTGCGCAGGAAGCGGCTTTTGTCGCTGATAAAAGTGATATTTCCGAGGAGATTGTCAGAACCGAGAGCCACCTCGGACACTTTCGCGCGATTATGAATTCAGCGGAACCTGCCGGTCGCAAACTCAATTTTTTGTTGCAGGAACTGAGCCGCGAGTTCAATACCATGGGATCCAAAACAGAAAAAGTTACTGTATCCCACATGATTGTCGAGGTAAAGTCCGAACTGGAAAAGATAAGGGAGCAGGTACAAAATGTGGAATAG
- the gmk gene encoding guanylate kinase translates to MKAQGHLFILSAPSGTGKTTLARAVLDRFSDMLYSVSYTTREPRNGEENGVDYCFISKDLFKKNIKAGKWAEWAQVHGNYYGTSAEFIDTGLASGRNILLDIDVQGTIQLLKRYPDSITIFIMPPSVDALRERLELRGTDSRADIEKRLVNAKKEMAQKDLYRHVIINDRLPKAVAELVSIIEKYRGNKTISDSPPKSGCTKV, encoded by the coding sequence ATGAAGGCCCAAGGTCATCTTTTTATTTTATCGGCACCGTCGGGAACCGGTAAGACCACCCTTGCCAGAGCTGTCCTGGACAGATTCAGTGATATGCTTTATTCGGTATCATACACGACCAGAGAGCCTCGCAACGGAGAAGAAAATGGTGTCGACTACTGCTTTATTTCGAAAGATCTTTTTAAAAAGAATATCAAAGCCGGCAAATGGGCTGAATGGGCCCAAGTACACGGCAACTATTACGGCACTTCGGCCGAATTTATAGACACGGGCTTAGCTTCCGGGCGCAACATCCTTCTTGATATAGATGTTCAGGGTACCATCCAGCTTCTTAAGCGCTATCCTGACAGTATCACGATTTTTATTATGCCACCTTCGGTGGATGCGCTTCGGGAGCGCTTGGAATTACGAGGAACCGACAGCAGGGCGGACATAGAAAAGCGCCTGGTAAATGCAAAAAAGGAGATGGCCCAAAAAGATCTCTATCGCCATGTCATCATCAATGATCGACTACCTAAAGCTGTTGCCGAACTGGTCTCGATAATAGAAAAATATCGGGGGAATAAGACGATATCAGACTCACCTCCTAAGAGTGGGTGTACTAAAGTTTGA
- the rlmB gene encoding 23S rRNA (guanosine(2251)-2'-O)-methyltransferase RlmB, with amino-acid sequence MKNPKTEILYGIHSVLEALKAGRRQIFALYVTKDKVSKRLSKVVEAAEALNVPVKSINPAQLESMSGSDHHQGIGAVVSPYPLVGIADIVGRAESVAADCFLLLLDNVIDPHNLGALVRTALCAGIGGIVIPKDRSALPTPAVSKASAGALEHVSLVRVTNMVNTINVLKKKGLWIAGLDIAAKRSIYLSDLSGSIAIVIGGEEKGMRPLVKKQCDILMSIPQSSRINSLNASVAGAVVMYEAFRQRSLRK; translated from the coding sequence ATGAAGAATCCAAAGACAGAGATACTTTATGGCATCCACTCCGTTCTTGAGGCCTTGAAGGCGGGTAGAAGACAAATTTTTGCACTCTATGTTACCAAAGATAAAGTCTCAAAGCGCCTCAGCAAGGTTGTCGAGGCTGCTGAAGCCTTAAATGTACCTGTTAAAAGCATAAACCCCGCCCAACTTGAGTCGATGTCAGGCAGCGATCATCATCAAGGCATCGGTGCCGTGGTAAGTCCATATCCTTTGGTCGGCATCGCTGATATTGTCGGCCGGGCCGAATCTGTGGCCGCGGATTGTTTTTTACTGCTGCTGGATAATGTCATTGATCCTCATAATCTGGGAGCACTGGTGAGAACAGCACTTTGTGCGGGCATCGGCGGTATCGTCATCCCCAAAGATCGATCCGCCTTGCCGACACCGGCCGTATCCAAGGCGTCTGCCGGTGCGCTTGAGCATGTCAGCCTCGTGCGGGTAACCAACATGGTAAACACCATCAATGTTTTAAAGAAAAAAGGACTGTGGATCGCAGGTCTCGATATTGCCGCAAAGCGTTCCATTTATTTAAGTGATTTGTCAGGTTCGATCGCCATCGTTATCGGAGGGGAAGAAAAAGGGATGCGGCCCTTGGTTAAAAAACAGTGTGATATTTTAATGTCCATTCCTCAAAGCAGCCGAATTAATTCTTTGAATGCGTCGGTAGCAGGAGCGGTTGTCATGTATGAAGCCTTCCGGCAGCGGAGCCTCCGGAAGTGA
- a CDS encoding DUF4416 family protein: MSRPQLPKPAKLVIGLIMQEKHLIVPAADALIERFGPVDMVSSWFPFDFTAYYEPEMGAALFRRVLAFKVLIKQRVLAQIKLATNDLEQAYLAGGKRRVNIDPGYMLHERFVLATGKNYSHRIYIGRRIYADLTLIYKKGRFQTLPWTYPDYADKSMLTYLHQVRQKYVLDLREACNG, from the coding sequence ATGAGCCGACCACAACTGCCAAAACCTGCCAAGCTGGTGATAGGCCTTATCATGCAAGAAAAACACCTTATCGTTCCGGCGGCCGATGCACTGATCGAAAGGTTCGGGCCTGTAGATATGGTAAGCTCATGGTTTCCCTTTGATTTTACCGCTTATTACGAACCGGAGATGGGTGCAGCGCTTTTCAGGCGCGTGCTGGCCTTTAAAGTGCTCATTAAGCAGCGTGTTTTGGCACAGATAAAACTCGCAACCAACGACCTTGAGCAGGCTTATTTAGCCGGCGGCAAACGGAGGGTTAATATCGATCCGGGATACATGCTTCACGAACGCTTCGTGTTGGCGACCGGAAAGAATTACAGCCACAGGATATATATCGGCAGGCGGATTTATGCGGATCTGACCTTGATTTACAAAAAAGGCCGGTTTCAAACATTGCCTTGGACATATCCTGATTACGCCGACAAAAGCATGCTCACGTATTTGCATCAGGTGCGCCAAAAATATGTCCTTGATTTAAGGGAAGCGTGCAATGGTTAG
- a CDS encoding Trm112 family protein yields MAISKELLDILACPKCKGDIYLNDKENGLVCDACKLLYEIRDDIPIMLIDEAKPITNSKP; encoded by the coding sequence ATGGCAATTAGTAAAGAACTTCTGGATATTCTTGCTTGTCCGAAGTGTAAAGGTGACATATATCTAAATGATAAAGAAAATGGGCTGGTATGTGACGCCTGCAAGCTTTTATATGAAATCCGGGATGACATTCCGATTATGCTGATTGATGAGGCGAAACCGATAACAAATTCCAAACCATGA